In the Brucella anthropi ATCC 49188 genome, one interval contains:
- a CDS encoding prephenate dehydratase, giving the protein MKTNRISFQGEAGANSDTACRNMFPDMEPLPCPTFEDAFNAVETGAADLAMIPIENTLAGRVADIHYLLPLADMHIIGEYFLPIHFQLMVLPGVKREEIKTVHSHVHALGQCRNVIRQNGWKGVIAGDTAGAARLVADMKDRSMAALAPSLAAELYGLDILEENVEDSEDNVTRFVVLSKNKQWAQRPENGERIVTTFVFRVRNVPAALYKALGGFATNGINMTKLESYQIGGRFIATQFYADVEGHPEDANLQLALEELRFFTKEVRILGVYKGSDIRDTHLLAAE; this is encoded by the coding sequence ATGAAAACCAACAGGATTTCCTTTCAGGGTGAAGCGGGCGCGAATTCCGATACGGCGTGCCGCAACATGTTTCCCGATATGGAGCCTTTGCCGTGCCCGACTTTCGAGGATGCCTTCAATGCGGTTGAAACCGGCGCTGCCGACCTCGCCATGATCCCGATCGAGAACACTCTGGCCGGCCGCGTCGCCGATATTCATTATCTGCTGCCGCTCGCCGACATGCATATCATTGGCGAATATTTCCTGCCGATCCATTTCCAGCTGATGGTGCTTCCGGGCGTCAAGCGCGAGGAAATCAAGACGGTACACAGCCATGTCCATGCGCTTGGCCAGTGCCGCAACGTCATCCGCCAGAATGGCTGGAAGGGCGTCATCGCAGGCGATACGGCGGGAGCCGCTCGCCTCGTCGCCGATATGAAAGATCGTTCCATGGCGGCCTTGGCACCAAGCCTTGCCGCCGAGCTCTATGGTCTCGATATTCTGGAAGAAAATGTCGAGGATTCGGAAGATAACGTGACCCGCTTCGTTGTTCTGTCCAAGAACAAGCAATGGGCACAGCGTCCCGAAAATGGCGAACGCATCGTGACGACTTTTGTCTTCCGCGTGCGCAACGTCCCGGCTGCGCTCTACAAGGCGCTGGGCGGCTTTGCCACCAATGGCATCAACATGACGAAGCTCGAAAGCTATCAGATCGGCGGGCGTTTCATCGCCACGCAGTTCTATGCCGATGTCGAAGGACACCCGGAAGACGCAAATCTGCAGCTTGCGCTGGAAGAATTGCGGTTCTTCACCAAGGAAGTGCGGATTCTTGGCGTCTACAAAGGCAGCGATATCCGCGATACGCATCTGCTGGCAGCAGAATAA
- a CDS encoding HIT domain-containing protein: MEQFEVDKRLNADTFSVAKLGLCELRLMNDRRWPWLILVPRRPGLAEIHDMTPLDQTMLTFETGIVAQALKTVTGCQKINTGALGNIVRQLHLHVIARNEGDAGWPGPVWGFGTRETYDEKDARQLIADIRTAL, translated from the coding sequence ATGGAACAATTCGAAGTCGATAAACGGCTCAATGCCGACACTTTTTCCGTGGCCAAGCTCGGCCTGTGCGAGCTTCGGTTGATGAACGACCGGCGCTGGCCATGGTTGATCCTGGTGCCGCGCCGTCCCGGCCTTGCGGAAATTCATGACATGACCCCGCTCGACCAGACCATGCTGACCTTCGAGACCGGCATCGTTGCGCAGGCGCTCAAGACTGTGACGGGTTGCCAGAAGATCAATACGGGCGCGCTCGGCAATATCGTTCGGCAGCTGCATCTGCATGTCATCGCCCGCAATGAAGGCGATGCGGGCTGGCCCGGCCCTGTCTGGGGCTTTGGCACCCGCGAGACCTATGACGAAAAAGACGCCCGCCAGCTGATCGCCGACATTCGCACGGCGCTTTAA
- the nudC gene encoding NAD(+) diphosphatase: MTFRLYDLPEIEPSRSVGFSGNRIDRQSEKRQDDSAFTALELPETRIMLLGGNRLLLDYADEKAPRALFRLGEAKDFAPDLHEPIFLGLQDGAPLVALTTPLDPETMEAPFRLQDYRSIYTEGLVSADMLGALAQAAALTAWHANHRFCGRCGAKTDMRAGGAKRQCPNCGAEHFPRTDPVAIMLPVRGEKCILARSPHFAPGSYSCLAGFIEHGETIEAAVRRESVEEMGLSIGRVAYHASQPWPFPYSLMIGCHAEVLSDDFTIDRSELEDGRWFSKAEVRTMLEGTHENGLRVPPSGAIATHLIKAWVYDAG; the protein is encoded by the coding sequence ATGACTTTCCGTCTCTACGATCTGCCGGAAATCGAACCGAGCCGATCTGTCGGATTTTCCGGCAACCGGATCGACCGCCAATCCGAAAAGCGGCAGGATGACTCTGCCTTCACGGCGCTGGAACTTCCCGAAACGCGAATCATGTTGCTTGGCGGTAACCGGCTGCTTCTCGACTATGCCGATGAAAAAGCGCCACGCGCATTGTTCCGCCTCGGTGAGGCGAAGGACTTTGCGCCTGATCTTCACGAGCCGATTTTTCTCGGTCTTCAGGACGGCGCGCCGCTTGTCGCTTTGACGACACCGCTCGACCCCGAGACGATGGAAGCGCCTTTCCGTCTACAGGATTATCGCAGCATCTATACGGAAGGGCTGGTATCAGCCGATATGCTCGGCGCGCTGGCGCAAGCCGCAGCGCTGACCGCATGGCATGCCAATCACCGTTTCTGCGGACGCTGCGGTGCAAAAACCGACATGCGCGCTGGCGGTGCCAAGCGGCAATGCCCGAACTGTGGTGCGGAACATTTCCCGCGTACCGACCCGGTGGCGATCATGCTGCCGGTGCGCGGCGAAAAATGCATTCTGGCACGCAGCCCGCATTTCGCGCCCGGTTCCTATTCCTGCCTCGCAGGCTTTATCGAGCACGGCGAAACAATCGAGGCCGCCGTGCGCCGCGAAAGTGTCGAGGAAATGGGGCTCTCCATCGGTCGCGTTGCCTATCATGCGAGCCAGCCCTGGCCGTTTCCCTATTCGCTGATGATCGGCTGTCATGCCGAGGTTTTGAGCGACGACTTCACTATCGACCGTTCGGAGCTGGAAGACGGTCGCTGGTTCTCGAAGGCCGAAGTGCGGACAATGCTGGAAGGCACACATGAAAATGGGTTGCGGGTGCCACCGTCCGGCGCCATCGCAACCCATCTGATAAAGGCCTGGGTCTACGACGCAGGCTGA